In Paenibacillus sp. FSL M7-0420, a single genomic region encodes these proteins:
- a CDS encoding LacI family DNA-binding transcriptional regulator, translating to MDVNIKDIARISGVGISTVSRVINNKGLVSDATREKVLSVVKEYNYIPNSNARNLKTTQSKNIALMVKGITNPFFSIMIKEIERQVNLRGYPFLIHQVEDGTDEINAAIQLVKEKNLSGIIFMGGTYNHSEEKFKQLTVPFVLTTITTSQEVDPSIFSSVTIDESKEAYKATSYLLSLGHRNIGFLAKSPLLEDTTGSRRLLGYRMALEEHNIPYHSGFVEDCEYSPSSGFNAARRLLNRDRTVTAIFAASDTIAIGAAKAVLTAGLSIPDDISIIGFDGIEMAEYYHPALDTISQPGTEMALSSVGVLFDLITKHSPHQHIVYDAVLLKRGSCKMIKGR from the coding sequence GTGGACGTAAACATTAAGGATATCGCGAGGATATCCGGTGTCGGCATCTCAACAGTATCCAGAGTCATTAATAATAAGGGGCTGGTGAGCGATGCCACCCGGGAGAAGGTTCTGAGTGTCGTCAAGGAATATAACTATATTCCCAATTCCAATGCCCGAAATCTGAAAACAACCCAATCCAAAAATATTGCACTTATGGTTAAAGGGATTACTAACCCGTTCTTCTCCATTATGATTAAGGAGATTGAACGTCAGGTCAATCTGCGCGGCTATCCGTTTCTCATCCATCAGGTAGAGGACGGCACCGATGAGATCAACGCTGCTATTCAGCTGGTGAAGGAGAAGAATCTTAGCGGAATCATTTTCATGGGCGGTACCTATAATCACTCCGAAGAGAAATTCAAGCAGTTAACGGTTCCATTCGTACTCACGACCATCACTACCTCACAGGAAGTGGACCCGTCCATCTTCTCAAGCGTAACGATCGATGAATCCAAGGAAGCCTATAAGGCAACCTCATATTTACTTTCGCTTGGACATCGAAACATCGGCTTTCTCGCCAAATCCCCTTTACTGGAAGACACCACAGGCAGCCGCCGCCTTCTTGGCTACAGGATGGCGCTGGAAGAACATAACATACCTTATCATTCGGGATTCGTAGAGGATTGTGAATACAGTCCAAGCTCGGGCTTCAACGCTGCACGCAGACTGCTGAACCGCGACAGAACCGTAACTGCTATCTTTGCGGCCTCCGATACGATTGCGATCGGTGCGGCCAAAGCTGTGCTTACCGCAGGCTTATCTATCCCCGATGATATTTCGATCATCGGCTTCGACGGTATTGAGATGGCCGAATACTATCATCCTGCGCTGGATACGATCAGCCAGCCGGGCACCGAAATGGCACTGTCCAGTGTGGGCGTGCTGTTCGACCTGATTACCAAACATTCCCCCCATCAGCATATTGTCTATGATGCGGTATTGCTCAAGCGTGGCTCTTGCAAGATGATTAAGGGCCGGTAA
- a CDS encoding DUF3502 domain-containing protein → MKGKKIASSLAAVLMLTGVLSACSSSNNANGNTGSSNTPSSSTNSGGVDTSKEAKLTYYLWGSEGVTNKDILAEINKKLKADLNTTLEIKYIDWGDVATKYPLLFASGESFDLSHASPGAPVSYYTLATEGALTDITDMLDKVAPKLKAEIPESSWQNTKVDGKIYGVPSLFSEYTPAGYAYRTDLLKKYGMTEIKTIDDMVKYMDNVVAKESFPPINGKAEDAQNMYRMLVDTTGMWLNAPGISLNELNLVTKSPEDYKTVFHPAFTQEFEDWAVKMREWGDKGYWGKDVLSASLGSKDNFRAANSAGYLTHAQDWIGQYGGDIKALPDAPTAFYTFAEANKKIKRKMGVDNSTVISANSNNPERSLMVIEKFMTDKSYYDLMQYGIEGKHYVIEDGVKKQPEGFNEKTDGGGFSAWSLRNDKFVIPSDTENPVRKDLFAAWDKEAIDDPYNGFSFDPANVTTEIASISNVNAQLGIQLMLGKTNKDPKTAVAEYRDQLKKAGVDKVIAEVEKQLAEFTPVN, encoded by the coding sequence ATGAAAGGTAAAAAGATTGCTTCTTCTCTAGCTGCTGTCCTCATGCTTACTGGAGTGCTATCCGCTTGTTCGTCAAGCAATAATGCAAATGGAAATACGGGTTCGTCGAATACTCCATCCTCTTCCACTAATTCCGGAGGCGTAGACACTTCTAAGGAAGCGAAGCTGACGTACTACCTGTGGGGCAGTGAGGGAGTTACCAATAAAGACATTCTGGCTGAGATTAACAAGAAGCTTAAGGCCGATCTGAATACTACGCTTGAAATCAAATATATTGACTGGGGAGACGTAGCGACCAAGTATCCGCTGCTGTTCGCTTCCGGCGAATCGTTCGATCTGTCGCATGCTTCTCCGGGTGCTCCTGTGTCCTACTACACCCTGGCTACTGAAGGCGCGCTGACTGACATTACCGACATGCTGGACAAGGTAGCGCCTAAGCTGAAAGCGGAGATTCCAGAATCCTCCTGGCAGAACACCAAGGTGGATGGCAAAATCTACGGCGTACCGAGTCTGTTCAGCGAATATACGCCTGCCGGTTATGCTTATCGTACCGATCTGCTGAAGAAATACGGTATGACTGAAATTAAGACAATCGATGATATGGTTAAATACATGGATAATGTAGTGGCCAAGGAATCCTTCCCGCCAATTAACGGTAAGGCTGAGGATGCACAGAACATGTACAGAATGCTCGTAGATACTACAGGCATGTGGCTGAACGCACCTGGGATCTCGCTTAATGAATTGAACCTGGTTACTAAGAGCCCAGAGGATTACAAGACTGTATTCCATCCGGCCTTCACCCAGGAATTCGAGGATTGGGCTGTGAAAATGCGTGAGTGGGGCGACAAGGGTTACTGGGGCAAAGACGTTCTGTCCGCTTCCCTCGGCAGCAAAGACAACTTCAGAGCCGCGAACTCTGCGGGTTATCTGACTCATGCACAAGACTGGATCGGCCAGTATGGCGGAGATATCAAGGCGCTGCCTGATGCTCCTACAGCTTTCTATACTTTTGCTGAAGCCAACAAAAAAATCAAACGTAAGATGGGTGTAGACAACTCAACTGTTATCAGCGCAAATTCCAATAATCCAGAGCGCTCCCTGATGGTCATTGAGAAGTTCATGACTGATAAGAGCTACTACGATCTGATGCAGTACGGTATCGAAGGCAAGCACTATGTTATTGAAGACGGCGTGAAGAAACAGCCGGAAGGCTTCAATGAAAAAACAGACGGCGGCGGCTTCTCAGCTTGGTCGCTCAGAAACGACAAGTTCGTGATTCCTAGTGATACTGAGAACCCGGTCCGTAAAGACCTGTTCGCTGCATGGGATAAAGAAGCGATCGATGATCCGTACAACGGCTTCAGCTTCGACCCGGCTAATGTAACTACCGAAATTGCTTCGATCTCGAACGTGAATGCACAGCTTGGTATTCAGCTCATGCTGGGTAAAACAAATAAAGATCCAAAAACGGCTGTAGCAGAATACCGCGATCAGCTGAAAAAAGCAGGAGTTGACAAGGTCATTGCCGAAGTAGAGAAACAATTGGCAGAATTTACACCTGTTAACTAA
- a CDS encoding sugar phosphate isomerase/epimerase family protein — MQDSLRIGTLVRGGEAVQVIPQIVEHGFESFQLNFWQTVGDTDLVETAARIRELAAEHHFVISSVGIYGNPLGGGPEAETEATLAGWEQLIEYAHLFGTDIIGGFTGRLPGSSIDESLPRFAEVFGELSKRAADKGLRIAFENCAMGGSWQKGDWNIAHNPTAWEKMFNAVTADNLGLEWEPAHQHTALIDPIPQLRKWVDKIFHVHGKDATIAWDIVKEYGIHGPKPYVWDRTPGFGDTNWTDIITILRQGGYQGTIDIEGWHDPVYRDELEMTGQVHALNYLKHCRGGSMIPNPVV; from the coding sequence ATGCAAGATTCACTAAGAATAGGAACGCTTGTACGCGGCGGCGAAGCCGTCCAGGTCATTCCGCAGATTGTGGAGCATGGCTTCGAATCCTTTCAACTGAATTTCTGGCAGACGGTTGGCGATACCGATCTGGTGGAGACGGCGGCACGGATTCGGGAGCTGGCTGCTGAACATCACTTCGTGATCTCATCTGTCGGGATCTATGGTAATCCGCTTGGCGGCGGGCCGGAGGCCGAGACGGAGGCGACCTTGGCGGGCTGGGAGCAGCTGATTGAGTACGCTCACTTGTTCGGGACGGATATTATTGGCGGCTTCACCGGACGGCTGCCCGGCTCGTCGATTGACGAATCGCTTCCGAGATTCGCTGAAGTGTTCGGCGAATTGTCGAAGCGGGCGGCAGATAAGGGTCTGCGGATTGCCTTTGAGAACTGTGCGATGGGCGGGAGCTGGCAGAAGGGTGACTGGAATATCGCCCATAACCCTACGGCTTGGGAGAAAATGTTCAACGCCGTTACAGCAGACAATCTCGGGCTGGAATGGGAGCCTGCCCACCAGCACACCGCGCTGATTGATCCGATCCCGCAGCTGCGCAAATGGGTGGATAAGATCTTCCATGTCCATGGCAAGGATGCGACGATTGCCTGGGACATAGTCAAGGAGTACGGAATTCATGGTCCGAAGCCTTATGTGTGGGACCGGACGCCGGGCTTCGGGGATACGAACTGGACGGATATTATCACCATTCTCCGGCAGGGCGGCTATCAGGGCACGATTGATATTGAAGGCTGGCATGATCCGGTCTACCGGGACGAGCTGGAGATGACAGGCCAGGTTCATGCGCTGAATTACCTGAAGCATTGCCGGGGCGGCAGTATGATACCAAATCCGGTTGTATGA